One genomic segment of Hydrocarboniclastica marina includes these proteins:
- the argH gene encoding argininosuccinate lyase: MSDDQTANKTRAEKPWGGRFTEPTDAFVERFTASVSFDKRLYHHDITGSIAHATMLAKVGVLTDSERDQIIAGLGEVKEEIESGRFEWSVTLEDVHMNIEAALTDRIGSTGKKLHTGRSRNDQVATDIRLYLRDEIDVIAAELTRLQAGLIALAEREADTIMPGFTHLQTAQPVTFGHHMLAWYEMLERDYGRLLDCRKRVNVMPLGAAALAGTTYPIDRAFTAELLGFDRASGNSLDSVSDRDFAIEFCAFAAMLVTHLSRFSEELVLWTSAQFNFIDLPDRFCTGSSIMPQKKNPDVPELVRGKTGRVNGHLIALLTLMKGQPLAYNKDNQEDKEPLFDAVDTVKGCLKAYGDMIPALQVNREETRLAARRGFSTATDLADYLVKKGMPFRDAHEVVGKAVGFGVREKRDLADLTLAELKQFSDTIGEDVFDILTLEGSVSARDHLGGTAPAQVRAAVGRARASLEARDAG; encoded by the coding sequence ATGAGCGACGACCAGACCGCAAACAAGACCCGCGCCGAAAAACCCTGGGGGGGCCGTTTTACCGAGCCCACCGACGCGTTTGTCGAGCGCTTCACCGCATCGGTCTCTTTCGATAAGCGGCTTTATCACCACGACATCACCGGCTCGATTGCGCACGCTACCATGCTGGCAAAAGTGGGCGTACTGACCGATTCCGAGCGCGACCAGATTATCGCCGGGTTGGGTGAGGTCAAGGAAGAGATTGAGTCCGGGCGCTTTGAATGGTCTGTCACGCTTGAAGATGTTCACATGAACATCGAGGCTGCGCTGACTGACCGGATCGGCAGCACGGGGAAAAAGCTGCACACGGGGCGCTCCCGTAACGACCAGGTGGCGACCGATATCCGGCTTTACCTGCGCGACGAGATCGATGTTATCGCGGCGGAACTGACCCGGCTGCAGGCGGGGCTCATCGCACTGGCCGAGCGAGAGGCAGACACAATCATGCCCGGGTTCACCCATCTGCAAACCGCTCAGCCAGTCACCTTCGGTCACCACATGCTGGCCTGGTACGAGATGCTGGAGCGCGATTACGGCCGGTTGCTGGACTGCCGCAAGCGCGTCAACGTCATGCCGCTCGGGGCCGCCGCACTGGCTGGTACGACCTATCCCATCGATCGGGCATTTACAGCGGAACTGCTGGGCTTTGACCGCGCCAGCGGCAACTCCCTCGACTCCGTCAGCGATCGCGACTTTGCCATTGAGTTTTGCGCCTTTGCGGCGATGCTGGTGACCCACCTGTCCCGTTTCAGCGAAGAACTGGTGCTCTGGACCTCAGCACAGTTCAATTTCATTGATCTGCCGGATCGCTTCTGCACGGGCTCGTCGATTATGCCCCAGAAGAAGAATCCCGATGTGCCCGAGCTGGTGCGCGGCAAGACCGGCCGGGTGAATGGCCACCTGATCGCGCTACTGACCCTGATGAAAGGACAGCCGCTGGCGTACAACAAGGACAACCAGGAAGACAAGGAACCGCTGTTTGACGCGGTCGATACGGTCAAGGGCTGCCTCAAAGCCTATGGCGACATGATTCCGGCCCTGCAGGTCAACCGCGAAGAAACCCGTCTGGCGGCGCGGCGCGGATTCTCCACCGCGACCGACCTGGCCGACTATCTGGTCAAGAAAGGCATGCCATTCCGTGACGCGCACGAAGTTGTCGGTAAAGCCGTCGGTTTTGGGGTGCGGGAAAAGCGTGACCTGGCGGACCTGACTCTGGCCGAGCTCAAGCAGTTCTCCGACACCATTGGCGAGGATGTGTTTGATATCCTGACACTGGAAGGCTCGGTTTCGGCCCGGGATCACCTGGGCGGGACAGCACCGGCCCAGGTCCGCGCCGCGGTTGGTCGTGCACGGGCTTCGCTCGAAGCGCGGGACGCCGGGTAG